ATTCTGCGACGGGGCTAacgcaaggaaaaaaaaattacagaccttttactttcttttctaaacaaaaagaaagcattaACCTAATCAAGGGCTAAGTAACTGCTGAAACAATGTACTCTTAGAGGGCAGTACTCAAAATTGGCCTCGAAATTAcaagtacattttaaaacttactacaaaaatTAATTACCATAACACCCAGTACCAATGACTACCATTTAGGGGTATAGGCTCTTCCTTTTTGTATGTATAATAATAAGGGGAAGAGATGGCTATAAGAACATAGCACTCATATTTTCTGCTTCTTGGGGTCAGGTCCTGACCACTACTTGAGAAAGCCCCAAAGCATACCTTAGTAGGCAACCCAAACCACAGAGGTACAATTATACCATTCCcctcagcatttaaaaaatctagcCTCACTCCCTAAAGACTATACTCTATGAGAGTGGAAATGGTCACataattttgtacttttctaCAGCACTTAGCAAAAGTGATGGGCATAAAGCAGGCATTCAATtcatacataataaataaataaatttgatatgttatttaCTTATCTAACGAATAGTTGCAAAGAACTTACTAGGGGCaaggcactgtgccaggtaccCTGAGAGACCAAACTATATCCTCTTGCACATCAGGAACTCAGTCTAATATTAAAGATAAGATACATATATGTGGTGCACTTGAGTGCACTCTGATGTCATATGAAGGAGTCACAAAgtataaaatactataaaagtCCAAAGCAAGGGTTAGCAATTCTAGGTTGAGAAATCTGAAGGCACATTAAAGGGAGAAACATCAGAATCAGGCTTCAAAGGACACAGATAACTTAGGCCCttaaggaatggaataaaatacgtAATGCACTCTAGAAGGGAACCATCCTGGAAGATAAAGATTATGGCATGGATATGCCACAGTCACATCTTGACACCTCAGTCTAAAATCCTAGATAAACTCTGCAACAATATGTTTTACTCTCTTGTGGAAACTGTGAATTTTGTATATTTCCCTCCCTGCTTAGCAAAGCAGTAAATTACGCATTTGtgtttaagaatttattttggaTGCTTATCTGATAAAGCTTAAAACTATATCTTAACTTCTACTTTTAACTTTAGTGTTCATTtctcaaatttccttttctttttctcctgagacagagccttgctctgtcgcccaggctgtagtgcaatggcaggatctcggttcaccacaacctccgcctcctgggctcaagcaatcctcccacctcagccttctgagtagctgggaccacaggtgcatgccaccatgcctggctaatttttacatattttttttgtagagacagggtttcgcctcaTTGCCCggcatggtctcaaactcctgggctcaagtgatccaccagcctcggcctctcaacatgctgagattacaggcatgagccaccgtgcctggccaatttctcATATTTTCAAAGTAAAAGTACAGAAGccccttgaaaaagaacagaaacaatCACTTATAAGCAAAGTGAGTGTTCTTAACTAAAATTGAGAACTTTTCCCAAGTGCTGGTTCATCTCCTCAAAGCCCACATATTTCTCTAGTATAATATATGATccagataaaaataatttctaattactTCATCATTTTCTCTTGATACCAGAGGGAAAAGTCTCCTGAAAGAAGGAGAAATGGAAATACTTAATAGTGAAGGATATACTTAATTTACACCAGGTTCCCTTTTAATTCTTAGGGTTCATCTACACCAACAGAACTAAAACAATATACAATAAGCACCCAGTCTTGTGAAGACTGTCTCTTGTAAGAGCAGCAAACTTCTTGAAGGCCTTTATCCTGCCCCCATCTCTCTAACACTGAGGtgaagaggcagagagaaggggaATTAACCTTTCCAGAGCTCTGCGTGAGGCAGTGTGTTGGCCACTTGACAAATCTTCTCATTGAGTCCTCTCTCAGAATCCTAAATTCTGGGAGGTAGAATGTacaatctccattttacaagtgaAATACATGGCTTAGGAGAGGTTAAGGAACTATCAACTGTAACTGGTAACCAGTGGGCTAGAATTTGAACTCTGATCTTACCCTGAAGTTTGTGTTCTTTCTGCCTCTCCTCCTGGGTGCTTACCACTCAGTGGTAGGCACTCGAAGCATTTTAGCTGCATAAATAAGATAGGCACTTAATTAGCTGGCCTAGGATATCGTAAAGGTCTTTCCCAGCTCTAGCAGTGTGTGACTGACTCCACTCTGGGGAAATAGAGCTTCTTCACTTAAGCCTTACAGGAGGAGGAACATgtcagggaagggaagaagggaaggaggggtggTTATAAGGACACCTATGCTTCCATCATTAGCCCATCTTAACAGTACATAGGAAATAGCCTGAACTAGATACACAAATGGAATGTACCAATCAACAAAGAGATTACATCAAAAAGAAACTGGGAATAACAAtttttaccatttattgaataataattATATGCTAGGTTCTGTGCTAACAATGTTATATGTACTACCTTATTGAATTCTTACAACTATTATTGTTCCATATTACAAAGGAGGAAACCAAAGTCTGGAGTGgtcaagtaatttgcccaagccCATATAGCTGGTAAATGCTGGTGTTATAATACCAACCCAAGCCTACTGGCTCTTGACCACTTTGTTTCTACTGTGTCCATTATCATGAAACCCAGTTTTCTTCCAGCTCTCCTCTAGAGTAGCCCAGACAAAAAAAGAATGGTTCCTGAGATAGAGTACAGTGAGAATGGGGCTATGAGGACCCATTGTTCTGAAATAGTCATGAGCAAATCTTCACCCTGGTAAAGAGAATCTGCAGAAGCTGCTGTTCACACTTAAGGCACAGTGTTAAATGGGAGGTTCACAGTATAGACTCTGAACAAACACTGAACGTCTTTGAGCTTCAATCTTCTCACCCATACAATGGGGTTAAGAATATCTGACATAGTTGGTATAAAGATGATGCAAGACAACATATGTAAAAATGCTTCCTTATAAATTGAAAaacttttatataaatgaaaggtATCATTATTTCAGGAACTCTTTGTTTCGAGAGCCTTAgctctctttgttttgttttttttcagacagagtctcgctctgttgcccaggctggagtgcagtggcgtgatctcagctcactgcaacctctgctcccaggttcaagcgattctcttgcctcagcctcctgagtagctgggattacaggtgtgtgccatcatgcctggctaatttttgaatttttagtacagatgcagtttcaccatgttggccaggctggtcttgaattcctgacctcaactgatccactcaccttggcctcccaaagtgctgggattacaggtgtgagccaccgcacctggcccttagCTCTCTTTAATGAATGCAAACTTAACATGGgatttaaaagcatattttccaACGTACtttcaataaataaaactacTGCTATTGCCATTTAGCCCATTCTCTTTCCTCCAAGTAAAAAACGAGtcatgctttctcttgtgggattAGGTCATCAAAAAACTGACACAAAGAGATGATGAAGCCCCAAGTACATACCTATGCTGGGTAGAAGTTCTGGATGGGATCCCACCTTCTCCTCCACTAGGCCACCCGCAAGTGACTCAGATGCTACGCCACCATGATTGCTTTTTGTGGTCGGTACGGCGGAGATGAGCTCGGAGGGTACCAGAGTGGTTACTATCGAGCGTACACTGGTGGGGAGAGCACCGCCAGGTAAGCTGGGTCCTGCTGAGGCAGTGCCCGGGCCCACAGGGCTAGAGGTCATTTttagcagagtgggtgctgggggcGTTGGGGTTTTACTGTCCAGCTCTGTGGATAACTGCTCTGTTCCCATGAGCCCCGCAGCTGTGGCGTCTAGCCCTTGGCCTTCAGTCTCTCCATCTGCACCATACTGTTCTTCCCCTTTCTCAAGAGAGCCTGTAACTTTCTTACATGCCTTGGTCAACAAAATTTGGCCAATTTTGTCCACTTTTCCTTTGCCCTTACTAGATGAGACTGGGCTTCGCCGGTTGACAGAGGACCCTGGACTATTGGTCAAAAGGGGAGAAACCATTGTGGTTGACTGTGAAGAGGGAAGAGTGTTCTGATCTGCTGAGGTGTTCACCTGAGGGCTAGCCTCATCTGGATTCAATTCTTTCACTTGCTGCACAGGGGGATGAGAAGGGACAACTGGAGAAGACGTACAAGGAGGGGAAGGAAGCTGAACAGGGGTGGCTCGTGAGCTAAGGACCAAAGGTCGACCTGTCTGGATGTTTGGAGCAGGACTACTGGAGAGGGAATTAGGCGGTACAGGAGCAGAAGAAAATTTTATGTTCTGAGGTATGTGTAAAGGGCCAACAACTGCAACAGAGGGAGGCATCAGGCCAGAGTTGGTTGTCAGTGGGGCTGCAGGAATTGTGCTTGGCTGTGATCCTTTCATAACCTGAATTATTGAGGATGAATTGATAAAGACAGGTGTAATGAACTGAGGCCGGGCATTAGACTGAGCAGCTGACTGTCCCTCAGAAACCATAACCTTGCTACCCgcattgggcattgtgacaactgTTGACATCAATGCAGACTGCAAGTGAGTTGGCAAAGCTGCTGATGTGTTAGCTGAAGTTGTGATGGGATTGGAAGTGACAAATACAGTTATTTGATTTGGGGGCaaaggagtggaaatggaggaaGAGCTAACAGGTCTTGACATTACTGGAGGGATGCTTGGTGCAACGTTAGAACTGACCTCACTCAATTCGGGATGCACAAGGGATGAACACGGCTCATTACTGTGAGGTAAGTTTAGGGAATTAGAGGGTTCTTTAGAAGAAGACAGATCCTGCAGTGTGGGAATGACAGATGCTTTTTTGAGGTCCTCCCCAGAAACTACTGGAGGTGTTACTTCCAGATCTGTAAGCCCAGGGGGTTTAATTGTCACATTGGGAGCTCCAGAGTTGTCAAGAAGTTGACTTAACGATGTTGGTGCTTCCCTCATAGCAGGAGACACCAAATTTTTGTTCTCTTCAACACTGGGAAGTTTGTTAGGATCCGAAGGCTGCCCATCCTTTTTGGATTGATCTTCAGGGACAACCATTTTAACTTCTTGGGCAGGGACTGCTTTTAGTTCAATGTTTACCTGTTCCTTCCTACTCTGGGAATTCTGGCAATCACTGTCCTGAGGCACATTCAAGCTCTCCTTGTTATCCTCAACAACACCCCCAACTGCAGCCACAGACATAGAAGAATTCTGAGGATTCAGCCCACTGTTGTTAGGAAAGCTCCCAGGTACAGGGGGATTGGCCAGAGGAGTGGGACTGACCAATACATTTCTCGGCAACTCCACATTCTGCAACAGGGCTGCATTTGTCTGAGAGGCCAGAGTAAGTTTAGGGGCTTTTGAATTTTGCCTCCCAGGGCTTGGAGTGGTTTTCCTACTGGACCCAGGACTAGACCTGCGACTGTTGCTTGGACTTGCCCGTTTTGTTGCTCCAGAATTAGACTGCTTTCCAGAATTCACTACCACGGAATCTAATTTGTGAGTTTGTGGGGTAGCAAAATTGGAAGGATTCATGGTAAGATTTGAAGGTGCTTGCCCGATGGCCTTCAAAGTTGTTGGATTTAGGCCTTGTTGATCAAAGCCCCTGTTTAAATTTGGCCTAGGAGGTAAAGGAATATTAATCTGTGGAGGGAAGAGTCCTGCTATGGAGGCATTGAGTCTTTCTGGTGACAGACTGATTTCTGAAGGTTCTGTGCTGGGAGGGCGGTTGTTGGGTGTCTGAGGATAATAGGGTCTGGGGCTGGCTCTGTTTGGTGTTTTGGGCCTAGATGTCTGGGTTGGCGCAGCCACATTTGGAAAGTGGTGGCCGTGAGAGCTGGGCAGGGAATTTACAGGGGGTTGCTGGGGAGTTGCACCTTGAGTTGCTGAAAGGGGCGATGGTCCAGGTTTTGGCCCTGTCATCATTAACTGATTCTGGGGAAGTACTACATGTGAAGGCATGTTGTTTGGGCCTCCTGGGACAGATGGTGCTTCACTGCCACTTGCTTCAGGGAGTGAGGCCATCTCCGCCAGCGGCGAGCTGGAAGGATTCTGTGGGCTCTCCTGATAGACCATTTTCCTTGAATTGCTTCCCAAAGGAGTATTCACAGGCATTGGCATTCTTTGTTTATCAGGTGATGGTGGCACGGAGGCAGGTCCTTGCAGACTGACCATGACAGGCACACTGCCACTCTGTTGCATGGGCATTCTCTGGGAGTCGGGGTTCAGGGGGCCCCTTGGAGGATGGACATTTTGAGGGACTGGAAGCCTAACTGATTTGGGATCCTGCTGCATCATGAGCATCATCATcatttgttgctgctgctgctgctgctgctgctgagacTGTGGCTGACTGGGAGgtggtggctgctgctgctgaggcAGTTGTGGCTGTGGCTGCTGCTGTGGTGGCTGTGGTGGGGGTGCCACATGCTGCATGAGTTGAGGAGGCATCTGCTGAAGTGGCCTCTGTTCAACTGGTTGAGAAGGATAACCTAAAACAAGCCCCCCAAATTAGGGAAGTTAGATTTTTCAGCAAGAAAATATTGCTACCTTTAGAGTATAGCCAAGCAATACTCATCTAGGTGGCACAGACTATGCACAAACAGCTCAGGCATGCCCACTTCTGGGGCAGGGGGCAGCCCCTCATTACTTGACATAAGCAAAAGGGGCACAGTGCTTAAGGAAGCAAAAAGCAAAGCATCAAAAAACCTGGAGCTCCTCGGTGTGTAGGGTCTGAATGAGCCATGACTGTACTAAGAGCCTGATTTTCTGTGCTATGCACTGAAAATGGCTGTGTCTATACCAGCCAAACATTCAGATGAAATGAGAAAAACTTCATCAACATCAAGTGCCTGGCCACCCAAGATTCAGGTCTCGTGTAGTCATAATCAATATTTCAATGTACTTGTGAATGAAGTAAAGCATTTAGGATTCACTTCTTCTGTTAGcacaggaataattttttttaagatgtggtTTTGTTGAAAATAACAGCATTGAAGACAgcctttttattctttcaacggaagtaaaatataaaatcctaGGATTCAGTTCCTTAAGAAAGaggaatttaaaattattccaatTCATTGCCTCCATACACTACGCCGCATCCTTCAGGCTTAATCCTCTGGGGGAAACCGACTGAATTAAAATTGCCCTTCAGGTGTAAATCAGTTTAATAAACAGTAGGAGCTAATGGAAGCTGATATacacattgaaaataaaattagggcATTGAAGTTTTTATGGATATTAATTTGCACTTACTTTCTTACATGCAAATCTctatttggagaaatattttcCACGAATCCACAGCTGGAGAATAAGTAAGGCAGAAGCATAGCCctcaggaataaaaaataattttgggaaaAGAACCCTGAAGGACAATGTCTTCTAGATATGGAGAGGGCAACATctcaaattattctctttttttgtgaagattttacTTGGCATTTTAGAACCAAAACCTTACaatcagaaaagataaaaagatatgcAAACCAGGAATAACGGTGGTTCTGTGGGAAAAAGTGGGCATACAGCTGGGCATATATGGGATACAATTCCAGTTCCACAAACTAGATTTATTCCATTGTTGCATGAAGAGTACATTAGGGAGGTTTTACGAAGGTGTAGGAATAAGAACAATTGGCTCTGGCAGTCAAAAGAAATGCTGACTCaacattttcatagagcagctacCAAATTTTGTGGGTCAGACTCAGCACTCAATTAATGTCTTCTGGCCAAAGATTTCCATGGTATCAATGAATACAATGTGTAGAATCCagttttgaagattttttaaaaaatccttttttaattttaggcCCGAGTAACTTCTTCACCTTTATAAAGCCAATAACATGGCATTTCTACGGTTCAACTGTCCTTTCGACTACATAGTCAAATACAGTGGGTTCCTATTTTTCACATTCAGTCTGGGGTTCCCACATTAAGAAAATTGTAATTGCTACAAAAGTCTGTTCATGTCAGGGTTATGACATGGATgccttttatctttaaaatcagCCCACCAGACAGTAAATACCAAAGAGGACAGCACAGACAATACAGCAGCCTCTCAAAAGTAACAGTTAAGGGCATGGCTGCTACAGAGTCCAGAAGCTGGAGGCAGCAGTCCAAAAGGCACTAATGATAAGACAGATTGGGGCTGACGTGACAGAATGGTGAAGAGGGAAAGCCAGGACACACATAGTGCCCATAACACAATCACAAACTGAATTTATTACTCAGGGAATGCAAACTCCTATGCCTTTaggggccaggcaggtagtagAGAATAGAAGTGGACTGGTATAAGACAGCAGGAGTCCTGTCAACAGTGCCAAACTGCAGAGCAGATGCCCTATTTAAAGGCATTTAAATTCGGACTTTTGTTTAAGACACTGCATAGCAACTCAAACCCATTATAGGCCAAATTCAGCCTGCAGGCCCCGTTTGCAGAAAGAAGGCAATAAATGTATACAAAGACCCCTGGGATTCATATAAGAAGAGTTCAGATGTGTCTGAGACAAGAAGGCATGTTCCTGCTCTCAATGCCTTCTGGACATACTCCCCAAAGACTGATGACCTCCCAGTCTCAGCTATGCTGCTGCATCTCACTGACGGGAAGTGTGATATGCCCAAATAATTTGTAATAAATAACACAAAGTATTGATATCATGATGGATTTAGCTTTTTGTTtggattcaattttaaaatacataaattagggGTAGATTAAAGGTTATTCCTAAAATAATGTCACTCTCATTTTCATGTCAAAAAGGAGTTGAAATAACTAgtgaggaagaaacaaaacataCCCTCTGTACACACAGGGGAGAGTGGCCTAAGTGTGAAGGGTTGTGCATCTTCAACCGTGTCATAGGGGAATAAAGTTACAAGTCATTGCTCAGGCCAAGATAACCAGGTATAGAGATATTGTGGCAGCTGGCCTTGGTTCTATAATATCTAGgtttgaatgaattaattttaGGAGCTTTTCCATCTTTGACAtaatttttcaacatttaaaggatagtattattttataatcagaGACGATACAACAAAGGGGGCTTCCAATATTGGTcctatttattataaattattaaccTATGTGGTAGATACATGGgtgtctcttttattctttatatcttctttatattttaaagactCATTCATGAAACTTCTATAAAAAAGATCATCTTGTTTTAAACCCTGGTAGTTCCCTGCTTTGAGAAGCCCCAGGAAGAAACGCTGCAGGAAAGGCAGGCAAGCAGGATTAGAGTGAAATCATCTCTCCATTTAATCTTATCCTGTTCTGATGCCAACTAGAATCTTGACATTGACAAGAATAAAGAGGCACTTCACATTTcacggttttttttttgtttttttttttgagacagggtcccaggctggagtgcagtggcatgatcacggctcactgcaacttcgacttcttgggctcaggtgatgctcccacctcagcctcctgagtagctgggactataggtgcgtgtcaccatacctggctaatttttaaaaaatttttagtagagacaaggtttcaccatgttgcccaggctggtcttgaacacttgggctcaagtgatctgctcatcttggcctcccaaagtgctgggattacaggtggatgagccatcatgcccaaccaCATTTCAGTCCGATTTTATGAGGacttaaaataacaaagacaaatttgaatagaatgtgtgtgtgtatgtgccttCAAaagttatatttgaaatttttacttAATATCAAGGCAAAGCTTCCAAATACCAGACACATTAAATCACTGAAGTAGACTAGTtagcagataaaataaaatactgttgtTTCCTCGAAGACATGGAAGCCTTGTAATGCCACATGCACATGTAATAAGTATATAATCTAGCTAACATTTTATCACCTGGTGGCCGGTTTGAAAATTCTGGCAGTTTAGGGCCTGAGTTATCCAAGTTAATTCCTTGTTCTCCAGGCAACGGTGGCTGATCAGCCTCTTCCAGACCAGCTGGGCGAGTATCTggggtgctaaaaaaaaaaaaaaaaaaaatgacatattttagaataagttgtatagaaaatacacaaaactagCTTAACCCTTCCCCTATTTCTGAAGAACTAAAATGTTTGCATTACCATTATTCATATCTCTCTAAGtctagataaaatattaaatattggcATAAAAATAATCTGGCAATTTCATTAAATGTTAAAATCCACTTAATCTAACAGCACTGTATTTACTCAGAATGCTTTCCACAAACTCCTGATGCAATAATTTTCATGTAATCACCCATTCCTTAGCTGTTTTAAGACCTGATCATAGGGCCATCAATGTTACAAGGTACTGTTCCTGTGAAACCACACTATCTTCAATGTAGCGATCAAATTCAACTAGAGGgtctgattgtttcttttttgtggaTATAACAGTGGGGGCTCAATTCATAACACCTTGCAAAAGGTTGTACAGGTTGGCTGATGGTATTCAGAGAACAAAGAAAGATTGAGACCACCACAACAAATATTTTGCTGCAGAATGAGAATTTGCAGACATCTCTATTTGCTTTGAGATGCCTTTGCTTTTACCTGGGTGTAGCTTAAAATTTTtagtggggaagaaaaaaatgaagaaattgtagCTACTAACACCCACATTCTCAAAGAACAAGACTGCTCATGGGCCTCATTTTGTTTGTAATCTCAGTACTAATTgtacttttcttttctatctttagtTTCCCTTTGCCCTGATTTTGTTCACCCACTTTTAGGTAGTGTTTTGTCTCATTATACTCTGTACAGTTTCATAAGCCAACCAAAATCCACTTTAAAAGCCCCCCCAGCAAATGGAAATTTAGAACCTGAAGCAGATCGTCAGCACATCCAGACCTATAACAATTTGCTCCTTGTAAGACTTCTCTCTCACTTTAAATTACAGGCAAGGATTCAGTGGTAACCTTTACTTTCAGAAAATTGTAGAGCTAAGAAATCTGAGATATCTGGTCCAGCCCCATCATGTTatgaatgagaaaactaaggcccaAAAAGGTGTATGAAACAGGCCCAAGATTCCACAGTGAAGTAGTGGTAGAGCTGGAAGCAGGTACTTTTCCTGTAAACCCACTGTCTCCCTTTCCTGGGAGTCCTGATGCTGTGTAAGGTCCCTTTCACAATTTGTAGACCTAAGTAACCAATTTCCCTAAGGGCTGGTGAAGATGGCAAAAAATACACACTAGAGGCAACTGAATAACCTTGCAATTTTACTCCCAGACTACcgacagaataaaatatttattaaataattattcccATAGGTTGATGCTAGTAAAGAACTTAACTGAGAAAGAGCTATCAGAAAAATTAGATAATTAAGTTTGAATTCAGGAAAATATAGGTTATCATTAATAATACACCATGATTAGCTTTTAAAGCATAAGATTCAAGAAGAGGCAAGTGAGCATGATATAATACAGTACAAAGAATGTTGTGGGAAGGCTGGGATAAAGGTAGTTGGTTTAATTTTGAACATTTAAGCTGGTTGAAATAAAGTTTCTTGATTCTTTTTCTATAATTCTAACAATTTATTTCAATTAACCTGTTTTACATTCATTAGCcattatttcctcatttattatttttttttatgattaaaGGCACAAAATATAGCTCAGTGAATATTCCTTCTGGAAACATTTTATCAAACCCAGAAACACAAATTAATACTTAGCTTCaggaaatgaaatataaattgttaATTGCCTTTCCTGCTATGATCTTGCAAAATAACTCACCTGGAGAACGTTTACTGAAAGGGTAACTGATTTAAAAGGTCCAATCATCTTAGCGTGGGGTTTTAAGCTTCTAGGGATGATAAAGAGCCTTTAAAGGAAAGGCACCTGtgcaaaaaaatcatttctatttgAGAGACAGCAGTAGTTTTAATTTCCAAAACACATTTGGCCTCTCTGGTTCCCCAATAGCCATCATAAGCCTAAAGTCAGTGCTTTGTGGAGTTGCCATATGGTAGCACTGGTTACTTTTCAGGCTCTGATTGCCAAAACCCCCCGACACTGTAAAATTAAGAGCTATACCAGCCAATTGCAACATATGAATCTTGTTTGGATCCTTATTTGAacaaattgtaagaaaaaaatttgagACAATCAGGGAAGTTTGAACACTGGATATGAGAGTACTAAGgaagtattagttttctaggtgTGCTAACAATATTGTGCGGGCATATTAAAAAGTGTCCTTATCTTTTAGAGACACACACTGAAATATTTACCCAGCGAATTTGCTTTGAAATACTCAAAAGTGTAATGGAAGAGAGTACAGATGAAGGCAAGACAGACTATGAGTTGATAATTATTGAAGCAGGGGGATTTCATTATACTATTCTAGTTTTATATTCTGTAAAATTTTCCATCAAAAAAGTTATCcacacagaaaacaaatgaataaaatttgaGGCAAAACCATCACAACCTACTTTAGATCTTGCtgactatttttcttcttccGAGGGGGTTTCTTCTTCTTCGGTTTATTTGCGTTGGTATTATTTTGCTTATTGTTTACCCCAAAATGGCCTGCAGATATGTCACTCTGCAATAAGTTGACCAACAATGGGCTCGTTAGCGTGACATCCTTATTGACTGGGAAGCCTGGATTTTGACCACAGGACATCTGATTTCCATTGGGAGCTCCACTGAAAGGTGCATTGAAAGACATCCCATGGCCTGAGAAGTGGTTTCCCGAGGCATTGTTTCCCTGCATGGCCTGCACATGAGGGGGGACCATGTTGGTTTGTTGCATGCTAACATCAGGCATCATCTGAGATAAACTGACATCGTTATTTGCTGTAGTAGCAGGATCACCATGCTGCTGGGCCATGTGTGGGCTGGGCCCTGGTGGCCGCAGGACCTGCCCTTGAATGCCCATAACCTGAGATGGACTGTTGTTCACAGGCCCTTGCTGGGGCAGCATCTGTCCTGACATCTGTCCCGTAAACTGCACCATATTTCCTTGCATGTTCGGAGTTGGTCCCCTCATTATCTGGGCTGGTCCCGGCATGACATTGGACTGGTTCTGAGTGTTAAACTGCTGCTTATTCCCCTGCATTTGATTGGTCATAATCTGCTCTATCATTGGGTTCTGTTGGAGCAAAACCTGCCCCTGAGGCCCCATCATCTGGTTATGTGGCACCATCATTTGTGGGCCCTGCTGGGAAAGCATCTGCTTGGGTGGGGTCATCCTTTGGGGCGAGGGCCCAAGATTTTGGCTCGGAGGGTTAACCATCATCTGGCCCTGTGGCATAAGCTGGGCCCTTGAAAGGATCATAGGGTTCTGAGGGTTCAAGGTTCCTTGTTGCTGGACCATCTGGCCCTGGGAGGGCACGATTTGCTGGTGCATGCCCATCAGCTGAGATGGTGGGCCCTGCTGGGGCTGGCCTTGCATGTTGCTGAGGTTCACTTGAGGAACCCCAGAACTACCAGCCTGCTGATTGTTCATGT
This window of the Gorilla gorilla gorilla isolate KB3781 chromosome 21, NHGRI_mGorGor1-v2.1_pri, whole genome shotgun sequence genome carries:
- the NCOA6 gene encoding nuclear receptor coactivator 6 isoform X2, yielding MVLDDLPNLEDIYTSLCSSTMEDSEMDFDSGLEDDDTKSDSILEDSTIFVAFKGNIDDKDFKWKLDAILKNVPDLLHMESSKLKVQKVEPWNSVRVTFNIPREAAERLRILAQSNNQQLRDLGILSVQIEGEGAINLALAQNRSQDVRMNGPMGAGNSVRMEAGFPMASGPGIIRMNNPATVMIPPGGNVSSSMMAPGPNPELQPRTPRPASQSDAMDPLLSGLHIQQQSHPSGSLAPPHHPMQPVSVNRQMNPANFPQLQQQQQQQQQQQQQQQQQQQQQQQQQQQQLQARPPQQHQQQQPQGIRPQFTAPTQVPVPPGWNQLPSGALQPPPAQGSLGTMTANQGWKKAPLPGPMQQQLQARPSLATVQTPSHPPPPYPFGSQQASQAHTNFPQMSNPGQFTAPQMKSLQGGPSRVPTPLQQPHLTNKSPASSPSSFQQGSPASSPTVNQTQQQMGPRPPQNNPLPQGFQQPVSSPGRNPMVQQGNVPPNFMVMQQQPPNQGPQSLHPGLGGMPKRLPPGFSAGQANPNFMQGQVPSTTATTPGNSGAPQLQANQNVQHAGGQGAGPPQNQMQVSHGPPNMMQPSLMGIHGNMNNQQAGSSGVPQVNLSNMQGQPQQGPPSQLMGMHQQIVPSQGQMVQQQGTLNPQNPMILSRAQLMPQGQMMVNPPSQNLGPSPQRMTPPKQMLSQQGPQMMVPHNQMMGPQGQVLLQQNPMIEQIMTNQMQGNKQQFNTQNQSNVMPGPAQIMRGPTPNMQGNMVQFTGQMSGQMLPQQGPVNNSPSQVMGIQGQVLRPPGPSPHMAQQHGDPATTANNDVSLSQMMPDVSMQQTNMVPPHVQAMQGNNASGNHFSGHGMSFNAPFSGAPNGNQMSCGQNPGFPVNKDVTLTSPLLVNLLQSDISAGHFGVNNKQNNTNANKPKKKKPPRKKKNSQQDLNTPDTRPAGLEEADQPPLPGEQGINLDNSGPKLPEFSNRPPGYPSQPVEQRPLQQMPPQLMQHVAPPPQPPQQQPQPQLPQQQQPPPPSQPQSQQQQQQQQQQMMMMLMMQQDPKSVRLPVPQNVHPPRGPLNPDSQRMPMQQSGSVPVMVSLQGPASVPPSPDKQRMPMPVNTPLGSNSRKMVYQESPQNPSSSPLAEMASLPEASGSEAPSVPGGPNNMPSHVVLPQNQLMMTGPKPGPSPLSATQGATPQQPPVNSLPSSHGHHFPNVAAPTQTSRPKTPNRASPRPYYPQTPNNRPPSTEPSEISLSPERLNASIAGLFPPQINIPLPPRPNLNRGFDQQGLNPTTLKAIGQAPSNLTMNPSNFATPQTHKLDSVVVNSGKQSNSGATKRASPSNSRRSSPGSSRKTTPSPGRQNSKAPKLTLASQTNAALLQNVELPRNVLVSPTPLANPPVPGSFPNNSGLNPQNSSMSVAAVGGVVEDNKESLNVPQDSDCQNSQSRKEQVNIELKAVPAQEVKMVVPEDQSKKDGQPSDPNKLPSVEENKNLVSPAMREAPTSLSQLLDNSGAPNVTIKPPGLTDLEVTPPVVSGEDLKKASVIPTLQDLSSSKEPSNSLNLPHSNEPCSSLVHPELSEVSSNVAPSIPPVMSRPVSSSSISTPLPPNQITVFVTSNPITTSANTSAALPTHLQSALMSTVVTMPNAGSKVMVSEGQSAAQSNARPQFITPVFINSSSIIQVMKGSQPSTIPAAPLTTNSGLMPPSVAVVGPLHIPQNIKFSSAPVPPNSLSSSPAPNIQTGRPLVLSSRATPVQLPSPPCTSSPVVPSHPPVQQVKELNPDEASPQVNTSADQNTLPSSQSTTMVSPLLTNSPGSSVNRRSPVSSSKGKGKVDKIGQILLTKACKKVTGSLEKGEEQYGADGETEGQGLDATAAGLMGTEQLSTELDSKTPTPPAPTLLKMTSSPVGPGTASAGPSLPGGALPTSVRSIVTTLVPSELISAVPTTKSNHGGVASESLAGGLVEEKVGSHPELLPSIAPSQNLVSKETSTTALQASVARPELEVNAAIVSGQSEPKEIVEKSKIPSRRNSRTEEPTVASESVENGHRKRSSRPASASSSTKDITSAVQSKRRKSK